The nucleotide window cacagtgagagagacagtgcTGACGGCCTTCTGGATGTGTGAGAGCAAAACTGTATAGATCCCCTCATCAGACGCCCTCAGGTCCTGCAGTCTCAACTCCTGATTCTCCACCGACACTCTGTCTctgtactgggggacacagctggctgtgctgttctggacagagcacactgaggtccagtttccacctcctgcaggatcaaacagcacctccactggctctccagtgagcagagggacagacagagaggctccaggctgcagggtgacagtgactctgtgagctgaaagacaatcagGATAAAGGATGATATAAGAACACACTCTATCAAGAATATAGAGCCCTCTAGTGACCCTACTGTAGATCTGCTCACCTCCCACAGTGACTGTCACAGTGCTGATGGTGTTTCCCtgaaggtccctcactgtgtagctcccctgatcagctggagtgagggagcgcagtgtcagagagctgttctgcactgacactctGTGTTCATACCCGGGGTCAAGGGgccctgcgctgctcagtaagactCTGGAAGACTGGGTagatcctgcaggatcaaacagcacctccactggaccagtagtatggagagggagagacagagaggctccAGACTGATGGGTGACATTTTCTTCATGAGCTGAAAGCAGAGAGATGAACATCAGAATGTCAGCTGGGTTTGGATTATTTTAGTTTGCAGACTTTGAAAAGAACATTGAAAACAGCCTTGGAGTCTAATAAAGATGGACAGTGTAAGAACTGGGGACAAGATTCTCCAGATGTGAACATTATCAGACACCTCCCACAGTGGGCTCAGCTGGACGCTGTTAAAACCGAGACTCGTGAGCTGTTACCTGTGACAGTGAGATAAGTGTCCTCCAGGAACTGCAGGTGGTCTCGCTCGGCTTCCCGATAGCACTCATACAGGCCCGTGTCGGAGAACGTCACAGCAGCGATGGT belongs to Lepisosteus oculatus isolate fLepOcu1 chromosome 14, fLepOcu1.hap2, whole genome shotgun sequence and includes:
- the LOC138243048 gene encoding uncharacterized protein isoform X1 — protein: MALPTIPAAFLLVLWTTESCAGPVTVRFLDSATLPCISKDPAPVDQPAVKWVLSTGRPVLYVEGGRPHSGPGFEHRAQMSGDKARLGNYSLTIAAVTFSDTGLYECYREAERDHLQFLEDTYLTVTAHEENVTHQSGASLSLPLHTTGPVEVLFDPAGSTQSSRVLLSSAGPLDPGYEHRVSVQNSSLTLRSLTPADQGSYTVRDLQGNTISTVTVTVGAHRVTVTLQPGASLSVPLLTGEPVEVLFDPAGGGNWTSVCSVQNSTASCVPQYRDRVSVENQELRLQDLRASDEGIYTVLLSHIQKAVSTVSLTVEDPLRHRSVGVITGVTGVGVAGVILAILGVWVGMRRSRTTIRNDGTYELTRRDDAPNDSSSAISPPADQPETGSQNGVCPQVPGVQVTEETGEGHSDPVVSNGHRLQG
- the LOC138243048 gene encoding uncharacterized protein isoform X2; protein product: MALPTIPAAFLLVLWTTESCAGPVTVRFLDSATLPCISKDPAPVDQPAVKWVLSTGRPVLYVEGGRPHSGPGFEHRAQMSGDKARLGNYSLTIAAVTFSDTGLYECYREAERDHLQFLEDTYLTVTAHEENVTHQSGASLSLPLHTTGPVEVLFDPAGSTQSSRVLLSSAGPLDPGYEHRVSVQNSSLTLRSLTPADQGSYTVRDLQGNTISTVTVTVGAHRVTVTLQPGASLSVPLLTGEPVEVLFDPAGGGNWTSVCSVQNSTASCVPQYRDRVSVENQELRLQDLRASDEGIYTVLLSHIQKAVSTVSLTVEGLSE